One Brassica napus cultivar Da-Ae chromosome A1, Da-Ae, whole genome shotgun sequence genomic region harbors:
- the LOC106438638 gene encoding cellulose synthase-like protein D4, with protein sequence MASTPPQNSKKVRNNSGSGQTVKFARRTSSGRYVSLSRDNIELSGEFSGDYSNYTVHIPPTPDNQPMATKAEEQYVSNSLFTGGFNSVTRAHLMDKVIDSDVTHPQMAGAKGSSCAMPACDGKVMKDERGKDVMPCECRFKICRDCFMDAQKETGLCPGCKEQYKIGDLDDDTPDFSSGALPLPAPGKDQRGSNNMSMMKRNQNGEFDHNRWLFETQGTYGYGNAYWPQDEMYGDDMDEGMRGGMVETADKPWRPLSRRIPIPAAIISPYRLLIAIRFVVLCFFLTWRIRNPNEDAIWLWLMSIICELWFGFSWILDQIPKLCPINRSTDLEVLRDKFDMPSPSNPTGRSDLPGIDLFVSTADPEKEPPLVTANTMLSILAVDYPVEKVSCYLSDDGGALLSFEAMAEAASFADLWVPFCRKHNIEPRNPDTYFSLKIDPTKNKSRIDFVKDRRKIKREYDEFKVRINGLPDSIRRRSDAFNAREEMKALKQMRESGGDPMEPVKVLKATWMADGTHWPGTWAAATREHSKGDHAGILQVMLKPPSSDPLIGNDSDKIIDFSETDTRLPMFVYVSREKRPGYDHNKKAGAMNALVRASAILSNGPFILNLDCDHYIYNCKAIREGMCFMMDRGGEDICYIQFPQRFEGIDPSDRYANNNTVFFDGNMRALDGVQGPVYVGTGTMFRRFALYGFDPPNPDKILEKKESETEALTTSDFDPDLDVTQLPKRFGNSTLLAESIPIAEFQGRPLADHPAVKYGRPPGALRVPRDPLDATTVAESVSVISCWYEDKTEWGDRVGWIYGSVTEDVVTGYRMHNRGWRSVYCITKRDSFRGSAPINLTDRLHQVLRWATGSVEIFFSRNNAILASKRLKFLQRLAYLNVGIYPFTSLFLILYCFLPAFSLFSGQFIVRTLSISFLVYLLIITICLIGLAVLEVKWSGIGLEEWWRNEQWWLISGTSSHLYAVVQGILKVIAGIEISFTLTTKSGGDDNDDIYADLYIVKWSSLMIPPIVIAMVNIIAIVVAFVRTIYQAVPQWSKLIGGAFFSFWVLAHLYPFAKGLMGRRGKTPTIVFVWAGLIAITISLLWTAINPNSGPVAAAEGVGGGKKVNIHR encoded by the exons ATGGCGTCCACTCCTCCTCAAAATTCTAAGAAAGTTCGAAACAATTCTGGTAGTGGCCAAACTGTAAAATTTGCAAGACGGACATCTAGTGGACGATATGTGAGTTTATCCCGGGACAATATTGAATTATCAGGCGAGTTCTCTGGAGATTATTCTAACTATACAGTGCACATACCTCCAACGCCTGACAACCAGCCCATGGCCACTAAAGCTGAAGAGCAGTATGTGTCAAATTCCCTATTTACTGGTGGTTTTAACAGTGTCACGCGTGCACATCTTATGGACAAAGTCATCGATTCAGATGTCACACACCCTCAGATGGCTGGCGCTAAAGGTTCTTCGTGTGCCATGCCTGCTTGCGACGGAAAAGTCATGAAAGACGAGAGAGGAAAAGACGTGATGCCATGTGAATGTcg GTTCAAGATTTGCAGAGATTGCTTCATGGACGCCCAAAAAGAAACAGGTTTATGTCCAGGATGTAAGGAACAATATAAAATTGGTGACCTAGACGATGATACACCTGATTTTTCTAGTGGTGCTCTCCCCTTACCAGCTCCAGGAAAAGATCAACGTGGCAGCAACAACATGTCTATGATGAAAAGAAATCAAAACGGTGAATTTGATCACAATAGATGGTTATTTGAAACACAAGGCACATATGGTTATGGAAATGCGTATTGGCCTCAAGATGAAATGTACGGTGATGATATGGATGAAGGAATGAGAGGTGGCATGGTGGAAACAGCTGACAAGCCATGGCGACCTCTGAGCCGGCGGATCCCAATCCCAGCTGCCATCATAAGCCCATATAGATTGCTAATCGCAATTCGTTTTGTGGTGCTATGTTTTTTTCTAACTTGGAGGATTAGAAACCCTAATGAAGACGCAATATGGTTATGGCTGATGTCAATAATATGCGAGCTTTGGTTTGGATTTTCATGGATTTTAGATCAAATCCCAAAGTTGTGTCCCATAAACCGTTCTACCGACCTTGAAGTTCTTCGTGACAAATTTGACATGCCTTCTCCTTCGAACCCCACAGGGAGATCCGATCTCCCAGGTATTGACCTCTTTGTGTCCACAGCAGATCCTGAGAAAGAGCCACCCCTTGTCACTGCCAACACTATGCTTTCCATCCTGGCTGTTGATTATCCAGTGGAGAAAGTGTCGTGTTACCTTTCTGATGATGGAGGAGCCCTTTTATCATTTGAAGCTATGGCAGAAGCTGCTAGTTTTGCAGACTTATGGGTGCCCTTTTGCCGCAAACATAACATTGAACCCCGAAATCCAGATACATATTTTAGTTTGAAGATAGATCCAACAAAGAACAAGAGTAGGATTGATTTTGTGAAAGATAGGAGGAAGATTAAGAGGGAGTATGATGAGTTCAAAGTTCGCATCAATGGGCTCCCTGACTCAATAAGAAGGAGGTCAGATGCGTTTAATGCAAGAGAGGAAATGAAGGCTCTAAAACAGATGAGGGAAAGTGGAGGTGATCCGATGGAACCTGTGAAGGTCCTCAAAGCCACATGGATGGCTGATGGTACCCACTGGCCAGGAACTTGGGCAGCCGCTACTCGAGAGCATTCCAAAGGTGATCATGCTGGAATTTTACAGGTGATGTTGAAACCACCCAGCAGCGATCCTTTAATCGGCAATGACAGTGATAAAATCATCGATTTTTCCGAAACGGATACTCGTTTGCCCATGTTTGTGTATGTGTCACGTGAAAAGCGACCTGGTTATGATCATAACAAGAAAGCTGGAGCCATGAATGCACTTGTTCGTGCTTCTGCTATTCTCTCAAATGGACCTTTCATCCTTAATCTTGATTGTGATCATTACATTTATAATTGTAAGGCCATTAGAGAAGGAATGTGTTTTATGATGGACAGGGGTGGTGAAGATATTTGCTACATTCAGTTTCCACAAAGATTTGAAGGCATCGATCCTTCTGATAGATATGCTAACAATAACACTGTATTCTTTGATGGTAATATGCGTGCCCTCGATGGTGTCcag ggacCAGTTTATGTAGGAACAGGTACTATGTTTAGGCGCTTTGCCTTATATGGTTTTGATCCACCAAATCCTGATAAGATTCTCGAGAAGAAGGAATCAGAAACAGAGGCTTTAACCACCAGTGACTTTGACCCAGACCTTGACGTCACACAACTCCCCAAGCGCTTTGGCAACTCTACACTTCTGGCAGAGTCAATTCCTATTGCAGAGTTCCAAGGTCGTCCATTGGCAGACCACCCTGCTGTCAAGTATGGCCGTCCTCCTGGGGCGCTTAGAGTCCCTCGCGACCCACTTGATGCCACCACAGTCGCAGAATCAGTTTCTGTAATCTCTTGTTGGTATGAGGATAAAACAGAGTGGGGAGATAGAGTCGGATGGATTTATGGATCAGTGACAGAGGACGTGGTCACAGGGTATCGCATGCATAATCGTGGGTGGCGCTCTGTTTACTGCATCACCAAAAGGGATTCTTTTCGAGGCTCCGCACCCATTAATCTTACAGATCGTCTTCACCAGGTGTTACGGTGGGCAACCGGGTCTGTTGAGATCTTCTTCTCTAGAAACAACGCCATTCTCGCCTCAAAACGTCTCAAGTTCCTCCAACGTCTCGCATACCTTAATGTTGGAATATATCCTTTTACATCATTGTTTCTAATCCTCTATTGTTTTCTTCCGgcgttctctcttttctctGGCCAGTTTATCGTGCGGACGCTCAGTATCTCTTTCTTAGTTTACCTCCTTATAATCACCATTTGTTTGATTGGCTTGGCGGTTTTGGAGGTTAAGTGGTCAGGCATTGGACTGGAGGAATGGTGGAGAAATGAACAGTGGTGGCTTATCTCAGgaacaagctctcatctttATGCTGTGGTCCAAGGAATTCTCAAAGTCATTGCAGGGATCGAGATTTCCTTTACCTTGACAACCAAATCAGGAGGAGATGACAACGATGACATATACGCAGATTTATACATAGTAAAATGGTCGTCGTTGATGATACCGCCCATTGTGATAGCAATGGTAAACATAATAGCAATTGTGGTGGCATTCGTTAGGACGATATACCAAGCAGTGCCACAATGGAGCAAGTTAATTGGTGGAGCATTTTTCAGTTTCTGGGTGTTGGCACATTTGTATCCATTCGCAAAAGGACTAATGGGACGAAGAGGGAAGACTCCAACAATAGTTTTCGTGTGGGCAGGTCTAATTGCCATTACCATCTCTTTACTATGGACGGCTATTAATCCTAATTCTGGACCTGTTGCTGCTGCTGAAGGTGTTGGAGGCG gaaaaaaagtTAACATCCATCGGTGA